A genomic stretch from Festucalex cinctus isolate MCC-2025b chromosome 13, RoL_Fcin_1.0, whole genome shotgun sequence includes:
- the qpctla gene encoding glutaminyl-peptide cyclotransferase-like a has protein sequence MSKSSRRHNLPPRQVSDRDRLMRLFFLGVLVVAVFLMLYLSNNPRRNRKRTADLTNDKWSHQPTKYTASQINNLVSQVNGKRLWEDHLKPFLIQRLPGTQGSRIVRQHITTTLSSLSANWDIDLDPFLAVTPKGQLTFTNVIATLDPLAPRRLLLSCHYDTKMLPRDSRAPERVFVGATDSAVPCAMILELVTALDNKLKALKQQKPAVTLQLVFFDGEESFEKWTTTDSLYGSRHLAELMAATPYETDPLHTNMLQTLDLFVLLDLLGAPNPLIVNHYHNTERWFDRLMAAEKRLHQQGLLVEHSLEQPYFRKGLNFGAVEDDHLPFLRRGVPILHVIATPFPDVWHTMDDNEENIHRPTMENLTKILAIFLAEYLGL, from the exons ATGTCGAAGTCCTCCCGGCGGCACAACTTACCCCCGCGGCAGGTCAGCGACCGTGACCGGCTGATGCGGTTGTTCTTCCTCGGTGTGTTGGTGGTCGCAGTGTTCCTCATGTTATACCTGTCCAACAACCCCCGGCGGAACCGCAAGCGGACCGCAGATCTGACCAACGATAAG TGGTCCCACCAACCCACAAAGTACACTGCATCTCAAATCAACAACCTGGTCTCTCAAGTGAATGGAAAGCGCCTGTGGGAGGATCACCTGAAGCCTTTCCTGATACAGAGGCTGCCGGGGACGCAGGGCAGCAGGATTGTGCGGCAG CACATCACAACCACGCTGTCCTCGCTGTCCGCCAACTGGGACATAGACCTAGACCCCTTTCTGGCCGTCACCCCAAAAGGACAGCTTACGTTCACAAACGTCATCGCCACTCTGGACCCTTTGGCCCCTCGCAGGCTGCTGCTGTCGTGCCATTACGACACCAAGATGCTGCCTCGGGACAGCCGGGCCCCGGAGAGGGTGTTTGTCGGGGCCACTGACTCGGCGGTGCCCTGCGCTATGATCCTGGAGCTGGTCACCGCTTTAGATAATAAGCTGAAGGCTTTAAAACAACAA AAGCCTGCAGTAACTCTCCAGCTGGTGTTTTTTGATGGGGAAGAGTCGTTTGAGAAATGGACCACCACCGATTCGCTGTACGGCTCCCGTCACCTGGCCGAGCTCATGGCCGCCACACCCTATGAGACGGACCCCTTGCATACCAACATGCTACAAACTCTG GACCTCTTTGTGCTGCTGGACCTTCTGGGTGCTCCCAACCCACTGATTGTGAACCACTATCACAACACGGAACGCTGGTTTGACCGCTTGATGGCTGCAG AGAAGCGCCTCCATCAACAGGGCCTGCTGGTGGAGCACTCCTTGGAGCAGCCCTACTTCAGGAAGGGCCTGAATTTCGGAGCGGTTGAGGATGATCACCTACCTTTCCTTCGTAGAG GCGTGCCAATTCTCCACGTCATCGCCACGCCCTTCCCAGACGTCTGGCACACGATGGACGACAACGAGGAGAACATCCATCGTCCCACCATGGAGAATCTGACCAAGATCCTGGCCATCTTCCTGGCCGAGTACCTGGGATTATGA